The following coding sequences lie in one Thermomicrobium sp. 4228-Ro genomic window:
- the rpsL gene encoding 30S ribosomal protein S12, which yields MPTINQLVRKGRQQRRKKSKAPALQFIYSRVGRNAGKLRQVPKGNPQKRGVCIAVRTMTPKKPNSALRKIARVRLTNGIEVTAYIPGEGHNLQEHSVVLVRGGRVKDLPGVRYHIVRGALDAKGVENRRQGRSKYGTKKPKE from the coding sequence GTGCCGACAATCAATCAGCTGGTGCGCAAGGGGCGGCAACAGCGGCGCAAGAAGTCGAAGGCGCCGGCGCTCCAGTTCATTTATAGTCGAGTAGGCCGGAACGCGGGCAAGCTTCGGCAGGTTCCCAAGGGGAATCCGCAGAAGCGCGGAGTTTGTATCGCGGTGCGCACGATGACGCCGAAGAAGCCCAACTCGGCGCTGCGGAAGATCGCCCGTGTCCGGCTGACGAACGGCATCGAAGTAACCGCCTATATCCCGGGTGAGGGACACAACCTCCAAGAGCACTCGGTGGTGCTCGTCCGGGGTGGGCGCGTGAAGGACTTGCCTGGCGTGCGCTATCACATCGTGCGCGGCGCGCTGGATGCGAAGGGTGTCGAGAATCGCCGTCAAGGGCGCTCCAAGTACGGGACGAAGAAGCCGAAGGAGTAG
- the rpsG gene encoding 30S ribosomal protein S7, with product MPRRPKYERRTIPPDPKYGSELVQRFINKVMRNGKKSLAERIVYRAFDIVAERTGQHPLEVFQRAIHNASPLLEVKPRRVGGATYQVPVQVEPHRRVSLAMRWLIQSARNRSGYNFVDKLAAEIIDAANNTGATIKKRDDTHRMAEANRAFAHYRW from the coding sequence ATGCCGAGGCGACCGAAGTACGAGCGACGAACGATCCCGCCGGATCCGAAATACGGGAGTGAACTCGTCCAGCGCTTCATCAATAAGGTGATGCGCAACGGGAAGAAGTCGCTAGCCGAGCGGATCGTGTACAGGGCGTTCGATATCGTTGCTGAACGCACTGGGCAGCATCCGCTGGAGGTGTTCCAGCGAGCGATCCACAATGCCTCGCCGCTCTTAGAAGTCAAGCCACGACGAGTCGGCGGTGCGACCTACCAGGTTCCCGTCCAGGTCGAGCCACACCGGCGTGTCTCGCTGGCGATGCGCTGGCTCATTCAGTCGGCGCGTAATCGCAGTGGATACAACTTCGTCGACAAGTTAGCGGCAGAGATCATCGACGCTGCCAACAATACCGGTGCGACCATCAAGAAGCGTGACGACACGCACCGGATGGCCGAAGCGAACCGGGCGTTCGCGCACTACCGCTGGTAA